The genomic DNA ACCATTATAATAAGACAGCTTCAAAATAGGTTATACAAGTACCAGAGTGGGCTTTCTTGAAAATAGGGAAAAGGCAGGGAAAAGGCTGAATGTGATATGTATGTAATAATGTAAACAGGGGTGAAATGGTGAAATTGCAATGTTCTGTGTTGTTTCACTCCGGTGGACATTTTGACTCTCCTGATAAAGAGCGCCACTCCAATTTTCAAGCTGCTCCCGCCGTTTTGTTTTCTCCGTTTAATTCTGTCCCTTTTTCAGCTTTGGGGTGTTTAGCTCACTGTTTCATCCTATAGGCTACTTTTTATAAAAGATCAATGAAATAGGCAGAAATTATGTAGAAAACATGGGTAAAGTGCAAGATTGATTTGTAAAAGAGGGAAATGAAAAAATCAAATCCACTCATAACAGAGACTAACATCCATGTTAGAGTAACAAACTACAGATTCAGCCTGATTGGCAGACAGAACAGTTTTATCTCTAAGCTGATTGGGCCATTCGATCCAGTTCCAGTCGCTGCATCATTTACCTCTGTTTTTATTTCTCCTTCTGCTTCTCTTTTGATGTTAGTCAGAAGCGTACATGCCCTCTTCACCCGAGAAGACCCATTAACATGGAACATGGACACGAGTGCCACGGAAAAGAAAAGAGGAAGGGGAAAAAACATGGTGGGAAGCAGGGGAATAAGATGCTGAATATAGCCCACAGGCAAACCAGACAGTCATATTAGCCTAATTGACATGTGTGAGGAGAGATAAGAGGCCTACAAGATGGACCCCACAAGCGTTTGTTCTTTTACTTAATTGAGTCACATAGGGAAGTTAATCATAAAGATTAaaatgaccaatttatgcagaaggtcaggtaattccaaagggttcacatactttttcttgccactgtaagttCATCTGGCATGAATAGATAGAGAGAGCAGGATAGATAGGAACTGGTTATATAGTGTGTTACAGCTGGTGGGGGGGGCGCGCGCTATCTGTGTTTATTAGTAAGTGACCAACCAAGGGCTATGCCTCACGCCCCTTTTCTAATTAACTCAATTATTGATTAATACTTCCCCAAAGCATTTGTAGATGAACTTTTACATACTTTCTCCACAAAACCTAGCCGCACTGGCACGACAGAGTCACACTTATGAAAATCGAAGTTTGACGGGGCGGGCAATCTTCTATGCATGAACGAACAACATTCGTAGCACTTTTCTGTTCTATAGTCTGGGTCAGCAAGTGAAATAACATACTAATGCAACTATGAATGCTTTGGAAAACCCACCCCTGAATGAACAATGGCAAAGCAATCAGTGAAATTattctgcattccaaatggcaccttattccctttatagtgcacttcttttgaccagggctaataggggtctggtcaaacgtaatgcactatatagggaatagggtttaatTTGGGACTTATTCAGTAAAATTCTATCAGTCTGTATGTAGGGACGGTCGCTCGCTCCctggggactgactgactgggtgccAATTAGCCCTATTGTGTCCTGCTTATTCTCGCGTTGCCATACCTCCAAAATCACGTCCTGCTAGAGATTTGTAATGGCCAGTGAGGGCTAACACAGTATGATTGCTTCCTCTGTCAGACGAGTAATCATGCTTTTATCTGGGTAAAGTCAGGTCATTGGAATGGGGAGTAAGGTTGGCTACATCACAGTCAGTATTCTGGACTATTTGATGCTAACCTCTCAGGTCTCactatgtttttttttgtagctTTACATTACCACTGTTCTGAAGCTTTTCCCCTCTCATTGCAGATCTGCTTTGTGAATCTGGACCAGCAGAATGTGGATCGTCACGACAACAGCTGCGTCAAGGTGTGCTGGGTCCCCTCTTCTCTTGTCATCTCTCTTTTCCCCCCTACCCATGCTttcctctcatatctctctcttccctctgctccctcctcctctcatctcctttcctccctcctccccttaaCTCCCCCTACCCATTAACCCCTCTGctccttctctcatcctctctcctcgcctctcctttcctctcatccCGTTCCCACAGTCTTTCTTAACTATCATAAAcactggctctgttgccatggatTCAGGATAATTAGCCTGGGTGAGAGGGGTTGATTTGTTTAGGTAATTATCAGGTTTGTTCTGGTGATGACTGCCTGTGTGACTGTCATTGTGACTGTGGGcgacgtctctctctcctctagaaACTGGCCTCAATCTCTCCAGACCTGCCCAAGCTGGTCGACTCTCTGAGCGTGCGACAGCCCAAGGTGAACGAGATCCTGCTGCTCGGCGGTTTGGAGACCCCGGACCCCTCTCACCCTCACCAGTACCCCAACCACACACAGgtgagcgcgcacacacacacacacacacacacacacacacacacacacacacacacacacacacacacacacacacacacacacacacacacttcatcttCCATGTCATTTTATAttaatggtttgttgagatcccTCCATCCCAAATCCATCCACTGTCTGATCAGCTCTGAGTATTACACGAGCAGACAAGGTAGAATGCATCAATTATTGAACTCTTTACCGGAAtacccacaattggcccagcgtcgtccgggttaggggagggtttggccggcagggatgttcctgtcccatcgcgcactagcgactcctgtggcgggccagaagcaatgcacgctgacacgatcgccaggtgtacggtgtttcctccaacacattggtgcagctggcttccgggttaagcgggcgttgtgtcaagaagcagtgcggcttggctggattgtgtttcagaggacacacggctctcaaccttcgcctctcccgagtccgtacgaaagttgcagcgatgggacaggattgtaactaccaattggatataacgaaattggggagaaaaaggggtaataaaaatatgaaataaacattttaaaaaataaaaaaatgtgtgtgtgcatatttgtacctgcgtgtgtgtgtgtgtgtgtgtgtgtattgtctccAGGGCCAGAGGGGTACAGATGTGTGCCTGGTCCAGTGTGCTGGGGGCCGGCGGCCCACCAGCATCATCTATGAGATCAACAAGTTCCTAATCGGGCTACAGTGGGGTCAGGAGAGGCAGGGGTCCCAGGGGATGATGATGGCAGGGCAGAGGCTGGATGATGACACCAACCGCTCTTTCTCATCCATAGAGGAGGACTTCCTTACTGCCTCAGAACACCTGGGGGATGACAGCGAGGATGACGGCTTACGAAACGGTGATTTATTCTGATCCTTTTGAATACCCATGTACTGTATTTGAGTTCAATGTATTTTACTGACATATGTGGTGAATATTAAAGTAGAGTAATGTAGTCTATATGGCTAAGTTTGAATAGCATGAGGATCGCAAATATGAAAATGTTGATCTCAGTTACTGTTCTAGATCACTTTTgacaaaagtgtctgctaaatgggaTAAATAATTTATTATTTACAAATATACTAATGTGAAGCACTCCTTTTGGGAGGAAAAATCTGACATTTTTGTAAGGTAATACATTATTCAGTAGCCTACTCTCAAAACAGGTCAATGCATAGGTGCTGTAACCACTTTTGCCGATAACAACTTCAATAAAAATCAAAGTTGTTATTGATGTAGTGTTATTATAGCGTCTtcagtatgtacagtgcattcggaaagtattcagatccccttgactttttcaacaacaaaaaatatcgttacagccttattctaaaatatataattCTTACCAATCTatacgcaataccccataatgacatagtatcgtaacaaaatgtggaaaaagtcaaggggtctgaatactttccgaatcacAAATAGTCTACATGTTCCTTGAACACTATTCTTACCACTGAAGATGTCCCTCGTCTCGTTTCAAAAGGGAACGACAGGCATTCAGCTGTTGTTCTCTTGTTCTCTCGTGCCTGTCAGTCTTCATCTGTAAAAACACTtctctgtggctggctggctgtgtagCTCCTTAGAGCGTTTGTGCCTCGCATGGTGTGCCGTGCAGCTGAGGGcacatacagtagaatagatcAATGCCTGTCATGATTGAgattaatatacagtatatggccCTGAGTTTGGCGGTGCTTTTCTGCACAGTGACAAGTCTCCCTTTATCTATAATTTGAATCTCCTGTAAGcagagatgggcagtatttctgttacatgtatttgaaatactTATTTTAATTACTTATGagtattttgtcatttgaattacACTGGGCTGAATTACACTCCAATGTATTTTGAATTGTCAAAATACTGTAATTTATAACGGTTCACATTTTGTGGCCCCCCTTTCAccctgcattggtatcagaagtctAAGAGCACTACAGTgtgataaaagcatctgctaaatgaactaaatataaatgtatatgtaaaaatgaacaattgcaaagcatgctgagtattattctaatgagctccgccccGAAACAATAAACAGCCTGCTTTGCAGTTCATTTTGGTTTGTTCATTTtcatatatacatttacattttggtaatttagcagacacgcttatccagagagacttgcTCAACTAAGGTAGTTAAACAACAAGATATCACAGTCATTGCATTAAAAACGTTTTTGTAACCGATACTGAGAATTTAGTTGTTCTTTGGGCCGgctacttgcaaatgtatttttgtattttattttgatacATGGATCTTTATTACATTTTGTATCTGTATTGTTCCCATCCCTGCCTGTATGAATTTAGAACCAACACTGTGTGAAGGTTCTCCTTTGAGTCAATGTACCAGTAATATTCATTATCAGATCAAGCCTCGGATAGGAGGTTGCTCTTTTTTACTTTGCATGGGGGTAAGTTagcctgttcccagatctgtttgtgttgtattgtagccTGTGTAGCCAACTCTTATGGTCATTGGTAAGACAGCACAAACATAACTGGGACCAGCTAGGGTTTGGTTGGTAGCTATAGTTATGTTTGAGTGGGTAAATACTGCTCAGTGAAAGTCTGGTGTTATTGCTAGCTTGGTTAAACCAGAGCTGGGTTGTCATCGCTCTTGCTCTGGCACATTGGGAATTTGATGGAAGTACTTTCTAACAGGTCTGgacatgcctctctctctctttctcccctcagagccagagtgcagtgatgtggcAGAGGACTTGTTAGATGTAGCACACAGCGACAGACCACCGTGTCAGAGGGGACACCTGGGCCAGCACCAGTGGCAGGACAGCGAGGACTCCAAGGTGACCATCTGCGCTCCCCCAGCCACCAAGAAACGAGGAGGAAGGGCACCAGTGAGAGCTAGCAGTCATCACACCAAGGAGTCGGCTGGCCACTACGCCACCAACCTGGCCGAGTCGGTACTGCAGGACGCCTTCATCCGCCTGTCTCAGGACGAACCATCCTTCGCACCTGAGGCCGCTGTGAGCATGTCCCCCGGCAGCCACCACCCCCCCACCGGCCTTGCCTGGACAGGAGCAGAGGAGCCCTGTCGGGCACGCGCCTGCTCTTTTGAGCTCCCCAAGATCGTCATAGTGCAGAGCCCGGATAGCTGTGAGGGCCTGCCAGAGTGGCTGGGTACTCAAGCCTCTCACGTGGCTCTGGAGCATGgtgttggtggtgatggtggtactGCCAGGCAGGTACCGGCGGAACATGGACCAGAGACCCATGGCTTCCtccctaccaccactaccactggACGCCACCCCACCAAACCCCTGCAGCGGGCCCTGGCATGCGCTGCCAGTGTCATCGGCACCATCTCCAGCCCACAGGTAGCAGAGCAGCTGGCAATGGAGCCAACAGAggaggacatggagagagagggacagaggggcaCTGACTACTCCTTCTCCTCAGCCATGTGCGGGATGGCCCAGGTGGCGGGGGCGGTGGCTGTGGTGGAGCTAGCTGAAGAGGCCGGGGAGGTGGTCTGCGAGTCAGAAGACGACTCCACCACCGAGGTCTACTCGGCCGCCTCCGTGGGGCTCCTATCTGCAGCGCAAGCCTCCACAGCTATCACCCTCCACTGCAGCGTGGCCGAGGGGACCAGCATCGAGGCCTTCCGCACCAGCATTGCTGAAGTTCTTCACAAGGAGGCAGCAGGGGTGCTGGCTCAGCCCCAGGACTACAAGAGTGTGGCCCATCTACTGGAGTCCACCCACAACAGGATTGTGGACGGCATCACGTCTCCCAAAAAGTCATGTCTGGACAAGATGGACGAGACGGAGGTGGACAATTTCATCAGCGAAGTGGCCGACGGCCTCTTCAAACACGCGTTCGAGAAAGcgaaaaagaaaaaagaactGAAAGGCCCGGACAAAGACGTCACTGATATCCAGGGCTTTCTGCAGGAGAGCGTGAGCAATGTGCTCTTCGACATCCTATGTCTCACTTCAAAGCGGATCGGTGACATTTCCAAATGTGATATAGGGTCGTTTGACAGACAAGAGGGTGATGTCGGCTTCAGGGACTATGAGGCGGCCGCCACCACCAAGGAACCATTAAGCCAATTACAGTGCTTCGTTGGCTCCAGCCAGCCCGATAATTGTGAAGCCCAATGGGCAGATAAGACACCCGTCTACTCCGGGATTAGGGAGGAGAAATAtggactggaggagagggagagtgaaccTTATGAGTCTCACAGCTTGCCACATatcagagagcagcagcagcgcaGACAAGCTCCGACAAAAGTCTCGTCCTCTATTAAGGACTGCTATGACCTCcagggccagcaggccagaggaaACATCAGAGAACCTTTTCCAGAGAGCTTAGCCCACCAGGTCTCTTCATCCCTGGGCACAGAGAAAAGATTGATAGCCAGTACAGACAGCAGACATTCTTCTCTGACCCCTCAGTCCTCTTTTAGCTCCTCCTCCACAGGGGCCTTGGTCTGCCTAAAGATGGACTCAGAGTCCAGAACTACCCCCATCAACTACTTCGCTGATGATCTGGCCACCACCGTGGTCTCCATGGCCACTGAGCTGGCCGCCATCTGCCTGGAGAACTCCAGCGGGAAGCAGCCGTGGTTCTGTGCCCTGAAGGGTGCAGCCGGCTACTACCCCGAGGGGAGCTACCTACTGCCCTCCTGTTGCACGGCCCTCCGCAGAAAGGAGGGCCAGAATGGCGGTGTGGCATCCAAAAAGCACCGGCCACCGCGCCTCAGTGAGATCAAGAGGAAGACTGAGGAGCAGCCCGAGTTGATGGAGTGCCTGGTCAACCGCGTGGTGGACGAGACGGTCAACTTGGATGACATGCCCCAGACTCTTGATCCCTTCGCTCTCTTTGCCTCTGAGGTCACTGCCCGCATCATGAACTGCCCCGAGCTCAATGTGGTTGACACCTCCAAGCCCGGCCAGCAGACCCGCAGCCGGCTGCAGTGTGAGCGGTGGAGCCGGGGCAAGGCCGCCAGCTATGAAAGCATCCCAGAGGAGGACGCAGGCCCCCCGGGTACACCCAACACCCTAGGCCCTGGCAGCCGGCTGGGCCAGAACCTGAGCAGGGGAGGCTCCATCTCCAAGCAGTCCAGCTGTGAGAGCATCACTGACGAGTTCTCCCGCTTCATGGTGAACCAGATGGAGATGGAGGGCCGGGGCTTCGACCTGCTCCTGGACTACTACGCCGGGCAGAACGCCAGCAGCATCCTGGCAGCAGCCGTGCAGCAGGTGGCCACCAAGAAGAATGGCCACCTCAATGTGAGGACCACCTCCTGTCTGTCAAAGCAGTCCAGTACggagagcatcactgaggagtTCTACAGGTTCATGCTCAAAGACATGGATAAGGAGAGCAAAGACTACAGTATGGGCAGAACTAAAGAGTGGAGCAACAGCCTATTGCCTCCATCTCCCAGAACCCTCTTCTGTATCCGTCAGTCCTCCGTGCCGGACAGACGTTTCTCAGACTCCAGGCTGACAGTCAACTCGCCCATCAAGGCCAACTCCTTTGACGGCTTTGTCCGCAATGTGCACGGGGACACGCTCAACATCTACCCCACCAACTCAGTACAGGTGTCTGCCACGGGCCTGTGCAAGTCTGACTCCTGTCTGTACCAGCGGGGACAGACGGACCAGATCACTGACATGTTGATCCACGAGACCTGGTCCAGCTCCATTGAGTCCCTGATGCGGAAGAACAAGATCATTGCGGACCCGGAGGACAGCATTGACCTGGTGGATGCAGAGTCCCAGACCCAAGTGCTGCAATATGCCAACCGTCTGGCTGCAGACATCGTGGAAACCGGGAAGTCTGTCCTGCAGGAAGGGGATTGGGCCGGAGGAGGTGGCATGGTGGGGCGACAGCAACACATGCccgtgggggagaggaggaggggcttCAAACAGTCCCGCCCTGGCTGCACTCGGAGCAGAGCCAGTCAGGAGCAACCAGGAGGGGGCGGAGACAGCACATGTACAGCAGCGGGGCCCCCCATAAGGGGACCCAGGGAGGTCCCTGTACCGGTGATCCACATCGAGACCGATCAAAGGGACGATCCAGAGTCTGGGGACCCGGTGGAAAGGGCCGGGTGCCAACCCTGGGACCCAACGCCCCCTGAGGGGACAGCCCAGTGGCGCGCTGAGAGGGCCTCGGtgaggcgcagcaggtatgtccTCTCTCAGTTCACGTTTCCCCTGTGAGTCAATCCCACcctcaaacacacaaacaggctCTCACAGCTCTTCACAGCAAAGGGGCATCATCAGTGGAGATGAGAGCATCACAAGGCTATCAAAGGCTGCAGACTCTCAAACTGCttttgatgagagagagagagagagtgagcaaagAGTTAAAGAAATATgagagtagacagacagacagacagacagacagacagacagacagacagacagacagatagacagacagacaggacaaatAGTTAAAGAAAGATGGGAGAAGACagacaaagcgagagagagcTCATGATGGAACAACGTTCACTTGCATGGCATTATTTTTCATAGTCCTCCTTGGGAACCATTTTCTGAAACACCTTGAATTGTGACTTAACCTCTacggctagggggcagcattgagaattttggaaaaaatatgtgtccatttttaactgcctcctacaccaactcagaagctggaatatgcatattattgttcaggtttggatagaaaacaccctaaagtttctaaaactgtttgaatggtgtctgtgagtataacagaactcctatggcaggcaaaaacctgagaaggtttcatgcaggaagtaccctgtctgacaaggtgttgttgttcttgcttctgtttattgaagagtcaggatcttagctgtaacgtgacaattcctagggctccaataggctctcagaacccgggaaaaacctgaacgatgacgaggcagcctcaggctgaaacacagaatccccttttccaagtgtcccatcagaggacaatagaattaggcgcgtacgcgattcgaccccgtggagtattttccttcggctgtttagccaattgcagattcctggtcggaatattatcgcttttctacgagataaattgcataaaaatttcttctaaacagcggttgacatgcttcgaagtacggtaatggaatatttagaatttttttgtcacgttctgcgccatgtgcacgaccgtgatttagcattctgatagtgtctagaacgcacaaacaaaacgccgctgtttggatataacgatggattatttgggaccaaaccttgatttgttattgaagtagaagtcctgggagtgcattctgacgaagaacaggaaaggtaagaccatttttcttataggaaatgtgattttggtgaaggctaaacttgccgggtgtctaaatagctagcccgtgatggctgggctatgtacttagaatattgcaaaatgtgcttcatccgaaaagctattttaaaatcggacaattcgagtgcatagaggagtaatgtatctataattcttaaaataattgttatgctttttgtgaacgtttatcgtgagtaatttagcaaattgttagtaaattccccggaagtttgcggggggtatgctttttctgaacgtcacatgctaatgtaaaaagctggtttttgatataaatatgaacttgattgaacagacatgcatgtattgtataacataatgtcctaggtgtgtcatctgatgaagatcataaaaggttagtgctgcatttagctgtggtttgggtttttgtgacattatatgctagcttgaaaaatgggtgtctgattatttctggctgggcactctcctgacataatctaatgttttgctttcgttgtaaagcctttttgaaatctgtcacgtCTATGTATATTTGCGTCTTGAAGGTCTTCGTCGGGTATCTCTGTTGGGCACAGGCCTTTGTGGAAAGGGTTCCGCTTTTGAGGAGGGTTGATTGAGCCTTCTCCTTTGGAGGGCCTTCTCCTTCGTTCTCAGGTGTATTtctctgattgtccacaagaGGTCACGGTGTCCTTCTTCTTAGTTGTCTTAGTTACTTGCACTAGTTCTGGAAGAGTGGTTTCCTGatgacagctaatcagccgtgtcGGTGATCCCAGAGTGGTGATGAAAGCATTGTAGGCAATGATGATTTGAAGAGAATAACTGGATGGTCCTGCTTAAATTCACCTTCTTGGATACAGTACTTGGATTGTTAGAGGTTCCTTAGCATTGGatccccacgggggaccagtatgggaaaaaaatgtatgaaatgtatgcattcactactgtaagtcgctctggataagagcgtctgctaaatgactaatatgTTTAAAACAATGTAAAATGGATTGTTAGAGGTTCCTTTGTTTTCTgtaacccaaaacacagccaAATCAAACTGTAAATGCGTCCAACGAGTCAAGTTACAAGCTTGATTTAGTCATTACTTGCAACAGATATggaaccaaatactaaacttggACTATTTTAAAGTGGAACTGGCAGCATTTTAACAaatttgcagatatgaaacagactatcataatatcagtaaaaaatatcaaattcccagtttatgcttcaaaaccaactttataagagttTCAAAAGTAATCggttctatttgactcaaaaTTCCATGACGGACAGTAAGCCATTGTTGTCAGAATatatggatgcagttcaatgcaggattaatataattcatcaatacatttcttggtagtccaaaaaaatcaggttgtaaatcacagtttgcctggtacattgtttgctttCTCCACCAATTTGGGATGCACTGTTTTAGTTTCAATGTCAATataatcaaactagcaagggcaatgatcacaagccagtaataatgtggctaataggctaaTGCACATGTGTCAAACACAAGGCCCGCGGGTTGAATGGGACACACAAGCCAATATAAACTTGTCAACAGTTGAGTCATCTACTTTATGAAATTACTACCTGATGTGCTCACATCGGTGAATTCAACTTCAATTTCGCTGCTTTCGAGTGTCCCGTTTACAGCGTGCAGCGGAGGGAAAGTGTACAGACCACATGCCACAGTCCtagctaggctactaaaatgttgcTGTCTGGCTTTGGTTTTTAAAGCTTGACAATGAACAACCAAAAAAGTCAACCTGCAACAAACCACCATGCAAAGGAGAAACATGTAGCCTATTACAACAACATTAGAGCAGTAGCCTAGAGTGGCTACACTACTACAATACATTTTGAGTGCACCATACAGAAATGCTGCATTCAACCACACCGATGATCCATGATGTGCAAAAAACAAACCATGTTTTAAGTTTAAACATTACAAAATGTATAGCTACGTTTTGTTATTTGGAGGTATTCAATACTATTGATTAAGGTTGTATCATATTATGCACATCTGCAAGCAGGGAAGCAAAGGCTGGGCAAATATTGTTTATCTCTTTTGTTTTAATGTTAAAATTCTATTTACATCATCCTATGTACATCAGTGGACATAATAATTTTTTCAAATAAAACAATGGCCAGTTTGGGTCGCAGTTGcacataaaaaataataatgcccACTTATGTACATAGGATGTACATAGGTCTGGCCCGCAAAATCCTTTTTTCATTATGGCCCGTGTGCTtgttgagtttgacacccctgggctAGCCTATCTATTTATTTGAAATAAAACAATGACTACGAGGTTAAAGTGCAGCCTGTCAGCTCtgatttgaggatattttcatccatatcaggtgaacagtttaaaaattacagcactttctatacatagtccccccattttagaggAGCAAAAGTGTTGGAttaggacaaattcacttatgtgtattaaagtagtaaaaaagTACGAATTttgtcccatattcatagcacacaatgactacatcaagcttgtgactcatttgctgtttgtttttgtttggttgtgtttcagattattttgttccCAATAGAAACTCatagtaaataatgtattgtgtcattttggagtcacttttattgtaaagaagaatagaatatgtttctaaacacttctacatgaatgtggattcTACCATGATTACATATAATCCttaatgaattgtgaataatgacaAGTCAGAAAGTtatagacgcacaaatatcataccccccaaaaatgctaaaaATATAAGGGTGAGAGGTAAGAGGtaatgtcttgggggtatgatatttgtgcatctgtaatcCAAACGtatggagtatagagccaaaagaaggaaaatgcttcactgtcccaataagtaCAGAGGGCACCGTAAAAGGTGACATTTTACTTGATCTCAAAAAAAATTTAAAGTATAGagacacattttttaaaattacttccctgtccaaatacatatggatGGAAGTGTAtatcacacatacagtatattatgtaTATAAGAGACACAGGCTACATACAAAAGTGGCATCATATTGTCCTGTAATTTGGGTCTGACATTTCACTCAGAGGAAAATTGTGTAACAGGGACTCAGTAAGGTGAGAAGATTCACACAGACCTTCTTGGTAA from Salmo trutta chromosome 26, fSalTru1.1, whole genome shotgun sequence includes the following:
- the LOC115163219 gene encoding A-kinase anchor protein SPHKAP-like isoform X2 → MAGAKCLLKTPSNFQSSAMFESSESAAAEGVSTDSTLVSPVAACKKVLCSSSVLDSSEYWLRNEKALCRLGLLEDDAEGRYNTICFVNLDQQNVDRHDNSCVKKLASISPDLPKLVDSLSVRQPKVNEILLLGGLETPDPSHPHQYPNHTQGQRGTDVCLVQCAGGRRPTSIIYEINKFLIGLQWGQERQGSQGMMMAGQRLDDDTNRSFSSIEEDFLTASEHLGDDSEDDGLRNEPECSDVAEDLLDVAHSDRPPCQRGHLGQHQWQDSEDSKVTICAPPATKKRGGRAPVRASSHHTKESAGHYATNLAESVLQDAFIRLSQDEPSFAPEAAVSMSPGSHHPPTGLAWTGAEEPCRARACSFELPKIVIVQSPDSCEGLPEWLGTQASHVALEHGVGGDGGTARQVPAEHGPETHGFLPTTTTTGRHPTKPLQRALACAASVIGTISSPQVAEQLAMEPTEEDMEREGQRGTDYSFSSAMCGMAQVAGAVAVVELAEEAGEVVCESEDDSTTEVYSAASVGLLSAAQASTAITLHCSVAEGTSIEAFRTSIAEVLHKEAAGVLAQPQDYKSVAHLLESTHNRIVDGITSPKKSCLDKMDETEVDNFISEVADGLFKHAFEKAKKKKELKGPDKDVTDIQGFLQESVSNVLFDILCLTSKRIGDISKCDIGSFDRQEGDVGFRDYEAAATTKEPLSQLQCFVGSSQPDNCEAQWADKTPVYSGIREEKYGLEERESEPYESHSLPHIREQQQRRQAPTKVSSSIKDCYDLQGQQARGNIREPFPESLAHQVSSSLGTEKRLIASTDSRHSSLTPQSSFSSSSTGALVCLKMDSESRTTPINYFADDLATTVVSMATELAAICLENSSGKQPWFCALKGAAGYYPEGSYLLPSCCTALRRKEGQNGGVASKKHRPPRLSEIKRKTEEQPELMECLVNRVVDETVNLDDMPQTLDPFALFASEVTARIMNCPELNVVDTSKPGQQTRSRLQCERWSRGKAASYESIPEEDAGPPGTPNTLGPGSRLGQNLSRGGSISKQSSCESITDEFSRFMVNQMEMEGRGFDLLLDYYAGQNASSILAAAVQQVATKKNGHLNVRTTSCLSKQSSTESITEEFYRFMLKDMDKESKDYSMGRTKEWSNSLLPPSPRTLFCIRQSSVPDRRFSDSRLTVNSPIKANSFDGFVRNVHGDTLNIYPTNSVQVSATGLCKSDSCLYQRGQTDQITDMLIHETWSSSIESLMRKNKIIADPEDSIDLVDAESQTQVLQYANRLAADIVETGKSVLQEGDWAGGGGMVGRQQHMPVGERRRGFKQSRPGCTRSRASQEQPGGGGDSTCTAAGPPIRGPREVPVPVIHIETDQRDDPESGDPVERAGCQPWDPTPPEGTAQWRAERASVRRSSCERDRTAVPSAAAAVPTVGEQNKRSLSASSEDSSGSWSQIAPDDDPHEETSSFIQLSEGNGNSSTSSLGLADLEGFSDIPTQSTVNSEEAEKGYLRESKENVDEGISLRSVVDSSSHRELLVVNCDLDPECVDSELRLALQWIAASELGLHAVYFRKCKDRRTSKFQRVLQLVSQKAWRIGDLFNAVIQFCKLHQEEEDGGSSLSSLFDWLLETH